The following coding sequences are from one Shewanella putrefaciens window:
- a CDS encoding YhdP family protein, producing MAAFVTVKSVSRFCWQLLAVVLVLFALAVSLIRGLLPQVDEVRQQLVDYIKNEYHLDVQVGELSAQWQAFGPALTIENLIIPPQHKVPVTVLVKNIQIKLDFWQSLLKTSPRIEDVNFDGIRLALDIDKLIEDPSVTTQSNVYQTDWLYKLLLKQLERFSLTDVSVQLLSQQHEYRPIHIRHLNWRNNGDSHRGAGQVYLDNHASMHESLQLQLDIKGDGATPDSLTGQIYLAAQSLDLGEWASRQSHPDEPSEKLPLEGVINLKAWLTFAQRSIHSGMIHFEPSWLEWAIGDKPQKFEIKSGSITWLPTASGWEVNSTDLDFITNGEAWPELTLALEQQGDELFGYASQLELQTLFPLLPLFPSVDLAALKQWHQLAPEGGIGPIRVYHKKGEPWLANTDIKQLHWRMDEGVPNANPLDAHLQWQDKTLVFSLPEQAYTLNFGDEFPAPLVLNGAAIVGQFDTESLTLRVPQIRFDNDDIALDAAVKLDFSAAVLMSLAANVEVKNAANADKYFPVKAMGESLAKYLDDAIKAGHSQNAQVLWQGALANFPFDDNSGVFQAAFTLQDAQFQFQPDWPAVTDLSLDALFENARMDIWVNQGKLMDVIADGAHVFIPELGEYSLLKIQAELATQGRAATQVLQASPLADSVGKTLSVVQVQGAVTGNLDISIPLYEGEDEDIRGQISFDNTPVYIAQPGIQLNGVTGIINFTNQVITGKGIKARLFEQPLSFTFDTQPKGKDFALNLQLKSRWDLNRLPDELHHPLSDFYQGKISWDGAIDMLFTEQGYQIQAKVTSDMLGTQLSFPGYFAKPEDEPRSLVAEFIGDQNDAILDVKLASHAEFVGGFTADNGTRFSYFDLLLGRLFDEDEAKNTEQGHIQIDLGKAKLAEWLPVINAFVGQEKMPKTGILVDEIPHKNVFPAVASIDSHIGRLDLLGQQLTELRLNAKPNETGWRFNANANEFEGWIDFYPNWMTQGLKIAASKFYFAPELKNDAEADFGAEQVLTNLPPVAVNVEDFHVFDKPFGKLVLQASPQPSGYQIQTLSLATPNVTLKGSGIWQQQDGQNKTELSMMLNATQFNHLTEQLGIDPGVNEAPLKVNADLSWEGAPYAFSLESLNGKVNFALGKGHLSQVSDKGARIFSLFSLDSLVRKLSLDFSDVFGQGMYFNSFTGNLQIDNGVVKTTDTEMDAIAGNMKVRGYTDLTTESLNYDIRFVPQLASSVPTVVLLSTSAWTLGLGAFALTKVLEPVIEVISEIRFRVTGTMAEPVVEELERKSKEIEIPESILPIIGAGDKAMPTEGNNEQHTPKLDPKASEDKKLGEPLPQGSQPDTMPPEPAIKPIEPTNSQDVKPIKQNQGDNNAHQPVAMSEQSRRQRQSAVYRIAA from the coding sequence GTGGCTGCGTTTGTTACCGTTAAATCAGTGAGCCGTTTTTGCTGGCAGCTTCTAGCAGTTGTCTTGGTGTTGTTTGCACTGGCTGTTAGCTTGATCCGTGGATTATTACCTCAGGTCGATGAAGTGCGTCAGCAGCTCGTTGATTATATAAAAAATGAATATCATCTCGATGTTCAAGTGGGGGAATTATCGGCTCAATGGCAAGCCTTTGGACCCGCACTGACCATTGAAAACCTGATTATCCCACCCCAACATAAAGTACCAGTAACAGTATTGGTCAAGAATATCCAAATTAAGCTGGATTTTTGGCAATCCTTATTGAAAACCAGCCCGCGTATTGAGGATGTCAATTTTGATGGGATCAGACTCGCCCTCGATATCGATAAACTCATCGAAGATCCGTCGGTGACGACACAAAGTAACGTCTATCAGACCGATTGGTTGTACAAATTACTCCTAAAACAGCTTGAGCGTTTTTCTCTCACAGATGTTTCGGTACAGTTGTTAAGTCAGCAGCATGAATATCGCCCCATTCATATTCGGCATTTAAATTGGCGTAATAATGGTGATAGCCATCGCGGTGCGGGTCAAGTTTATCTCGATAATCACGCCTCTATGCACGAGTCATTACAATTACAACTCGATATTAAGGGCGATGGCGCTACCCCTGATAGCCTCACAGGTCAAATCTATCTAGCGGCTCAATCCTTGGATTTAGGAGAGTGGGCGTCGCGTCAATCTCATCCAGATGAGCCTAGCGAGAAACTCCCTTTGGAAGGTGTTATCAATCTCAAAGCTTGGCTTACTTTTGCTCAGCGGAGTATCCATTCGGGGATGATCCACTTTGAACCGAGTTGGCTTGAATGGGCAATAGGGGACAAACCACAAAAATTTGAGATCAAGTCGGGCAGCATTACGTGGTTACCGACAGCCTCTGGTTGGGAGGTTAATAGCACGGATCTGGATTTTATAACCAATGGCGAGGCTTGGCCTGAGTTGACATTGGCGCTTGAACAGCAGGGTGATGAGTTATTTGGCTATGCAAGTCAACTTGAGTTACAAACTTTATTTCCATTATTGCCCTTATTTCCCAGCGTTGATTTAGCGGCTTTAAAACAGTGGCATCAATTGGCTCCAGAGGGCGGAATTGGCCCTATCCGCGTATACCATAAAAAAGGTGAACCTTGGCTTGCCAACACGGATATTAAACAGCTTCATTGGCGGATGGATGAGGGTGTTCCTAATGCTAACCCATTGGATGCTCATCTGCAGTGGCAGGATAAAACCCTCGTCTTTTCATTGCCAGAGCAAGCTTATACCCTGAACTTTGGCGATGAGTTTCCTGCCCCCTTAGTGCTTAATGGTGCAGCCATTGTTGGGCAATTCGATACTGAATCTTTAACCTTAAGAGTGCCGCAAATTCGGTTTGATAATGATGATATAGCGCTCGATGCAGCCGTTAAATTGGACTTCAGTGCCGCAGTATTGATGTCGCTTGCCGCCAATGTGGAGGTAAAAAATGCTGCCAATGCGGATAAATATTTTCCCGTAAAAGCCATGGGCGAGTCTTTAGCTAAATACCTTGATGATGCGATAAAGGCTGGGCATAGCCAAAATGCACAGGTGTTATGGCAAGGAGCATTGGCGAATTTTCCCTTTGATGATAATAGTGGGGTTTTTCAAGCAGCCTTTACGTTGCAGGATGCGCAATTCCAATTTCAACCCGATTGGCCAGCGGTCACGGATCTTTCCCTCGACGCCCTATTTGAAAATGCTCGTATGGATATTTGGGTTAATCAAGGAAAGTTAATGGATGTTATCGCTGATGGCGCCCATGTATTTATTCCTGAATTGGGTGAATATTCATTACTAAAAATTCAAGCAGAGCTGGCGACTCAAGGTCGTGCCGCGACTCAAGTTTTACAGGCATCTCCCCTTGCAGACTCCGTAGGTAAAACACTCAGCGTTGTGCAAGTTCAAGGCGCTGTGACAGGAAACTTAGATATCAGTATTCCCTTATATGAGGGCGAAGATGAAGACATTCGAGGCCAAATTAGTTTTGATAATACGCCTGTGTATATTGCGCAACCTGGGATTCAGCTTAATGGCGTGACAGGTATAATCAATTTTACAAATCAAGTGATTACAGGCAAAGGCATCAAAGCCCGCTTGTTTGAACAGCCGCTCAGTTTTACCTTTGACACTCAGCCCAAAGGTAAAGATTTTGCCCTTAATCTTCAGTTGAAAAGTCGCTGGGATCTCAACCGTCTTCCCGATGAATTACATCATCCTTTGAGTGATTTCTATCAGGGGAAAATCAGTTGGGATGGTGCAATCGATATGCTCTTTACTGAGCAAGGTTATCAAATCCAAGCCAAAGTGACATCCGATATGCTGGGGACGCAACTGTCATTCCCCGGATATTTTGCTAAGCCAGAAGATGAACCGCGATCTTTAGTTGCGGAGTTTATTGGCGATCAAAATGATGCGATCTTAGACGTAAAGCTTGCCAGTCATGCCGAGTTTGTCGGTGGGTTTACAGCCGATAATGGTACTCGCTTTAGTTACTTTGATTTGTTATTGGGGCGTTTATTCGATGAGGATGAGGCCAAAAATACAGAGCAAGGTCATATCCAAATTGATCTTGGCAAAGCCAAATTAGCTGAATGGTTACCTGTGATTAATGCTTTTGTTGGGCAAGAAAAAATGCCTAAAACGGGGATTTTAGTTGATGAGATCCCACATAAAAACGTATTTCCCGCGGTAGCAAGTATCGATTCTCATATTGGTCGTCTCGATCTATTGGGGCAACAACTGACAGAGCTTAGGCTTAATGCGAAACCTAATGAAACGGGATGGCGCTTCAATGCCAACGCCAACGAATTCGAAGGTTGGATAGATTTCTATCCAAACTGGATGACGCAGGGGCTTAAAATTGCTGCAAGCAAATTCTATTTTGCTCCTGAGTTAAAAAATGATGCAGAAGCCGATTTTGGCGCGGAACAAGTCCTTACTAACTTGCCACCCGTTGCCGTAAATGTGGAAGATTTCCATGTTTTTGATAAACCCTTTGGCAAATTAGTGTTGCAGGCTAGTCCACAACCATCGGGATATCAGATCCAGACATTGTCTTTGGCTACACCTAATGTAACCCTAAAAGGGAGTGGGATATGGCAACAGCAGGATGGGCAAAATAAAACAGAGTTGAGCATGATGTTAAATGCGACCCAGTTTAATCATTTGACCGAGCAATTAGGGATTGATCCTGGCGTTAATGAGGCGCCACTCAAGGTTAATGCTGACTTATCGTGGGAGGGCGCGCCCTATGCATTTTCCCTTGAAAGCTTAAACGGCAAAGTAAACTTTGCTTTGGGTAAAGGTCATTTATCCCAAGTGAGTGATAAGGGGGCGCGAATATTTTCACTTTTCAGCTTAGATTCCCTCGTGCGTAAGCTATCGTTAGATTTTAGCGATGTTTTTGGGCAAGGCATGTATTTCAATTCCTTTACCGGAAACCTGCAAATTGATAATGGGGTGGTGAAAACCACTGATACCGAAATGGATGCGATTGCCGGCAATATGAAGGTGCGAGGATACACGGATCTCACCACTGAAAGTTTAAATTACGATATTCGTTTTGTGCCGCAATTGGCCTCGAGTGTGCCGACAGTGGTATTGCTCAGCACCAGTGCGTGGACATTGGGACTGGGCGCATTTGCCCTGACCAAAGTGCTTGAGCCTGTGATTGAGGTGATTTCAGAAATTCGTTTTAGGGTAACGGGGACTATGGCTGAGCCTGTGGTCGAAGAATTAGAGCGTAAGAGTAAAGAGATTGAAATTCCAGAGTCTATTTTGCCCATTATTGGCGCTGGCGATAAAGCCATGCCGACCGAGGGTAACAATGAACAACATACCCCGAAGCTAGACCCAAAGGCTTCGGAGGACAAGAAACTTGGCGAACCTCTGCCTCAAGGATCTCAGCCTGATACGATGCCGCCCGAGCCAGCCATCAAGCCTATCGAACCTACCAATAGCCAAGACGTTAAACCGATTAAGCAAAATCAGGGAGATAACAATGCACATCAGCCTGTTGCAATGTCAGAGCAGTCGCGACGTCAGCGCCAATCTGCTGTTTATCGAATCGCAGCTTAA
- a CDS encoding carbon-nitrogen hydrolase family protein — protein sequence MHISLLQCQSSRDVSANLLFIESQLKTLPRDADAPHLVVLPECSLLFGGHESQQLAYAGDAHQNPLKSALSALAAKYRVFMVAGTIPALAEDGRVYSRCYLFDDKGDTLGHYDKLHLFDVDVADGTKQYRESETFCPGDHITVIDTPFGKIGLAICYDLRFPDLFRAMRLAGAEIITVPSAFTKVTGEAHWQVLLQARAIETQCVILAAAQWGAHNEGSRETWGQSMIVGPWGNILAELKTGTGWVQAEVDLTELHSIRSKMPVMQHNRFREPCLK from the coding sequence ATGCACATCAGCCTGTTGCAATGTCAGAGCAGTCGCGACGTCAGCGCCAATCTGCTGTTTATCGAATCGCAGCTTAAAACGCTTCCGCGGGATGCCGATGCGCCCCACTTAGTGGTATTACCCGAATGCAGCTTACTGTTTGGTGGCCATGAAAGTCAGCAACTTGCCTATGCGGGCGATGCCCATCAGAACCCACTCAAATCGGCGTTAAGTGCACTGGCCGCCAAGTATCGGGTGTTTATGGTCGCGGGAACTATTCCGGCGTTGGCTGAGGATGGTCGTGTTTATAGTCGCTGTTATCTGTTTGATGATAAAGGTGATACTTTAGGGCATTACGATAAACTACACCTTTTTGATGTGGATGTTGCCGACGGTACAAAGCAATATCGCGAGAGCGAAACTTTCTGCCCTGGCGATCATATAACTGTTATCGATACACCTTTTGGCAAAATAGGCCTAGCTATCTGTTATGATTTACGTTTTCCCGACTTGTTTAGGGCGATGCGTCTTGCGGGTGCCGAGATTATTACAGTCCCTTCGGCCTTTACTAAAGTGACGGGGGAAGCCCATTGGCAAGTATTGCTACAGGCAAGAGCCATTGAAACCCAATGCGTTATTCTCGCTGCGGCGCAATGGGGAGCCCATAATGAAGGTAGCCGCGAAACTTGGGGGCAGAGCATGATAGTCGGTCCTTGGGGAAATATTTTGGCTGAGCTTAAAACGGGTACGGGTTGGGTGCAGGCCGAGGTCGACTTAACCGAACTGCACAGTATTCGCAGTAAAATGCCCGTCATGCAGCATAATCGTTTCCGTGAACCATGTTTGAAATAA
- the tldD gene encoding metalloprotease TldD codes for MPFLAQVEQSLLKNGLALDGLQSYLNTIHQHNIDYSDLYFQGSRHESWVLEDGIIKDGSFHIERGVGVRAISGEKTGFAYADDITPAALSAAVQAARGIASAGEQTQVQAFKRQKALALYDSLDPIAAMEEVKKINLLKEADAFIRSLDSRIIQVVVSLAGVHEEILIAASDGTLAADIRPLVRFNCSVILEENGKRERGGAGGGGRHDYGVLMANDDTGLPMCFAFAREAVRQAQVNLNAIDAPAGEMPVVLGNGWPGVLLHEAVGHGLEGDFNRKGSSAFSGKVGQQVASKLVTVVDDGTLPNRRGSLSIDDEGVQTQRTVLIEDGILKGYIQDKLNARLMGVAPTGNGRRESYAHLPMPRMTNTYMTAGESDPSEIIKSVKKGIYAPNFGGGQVDITSGKFVFSASEAYLIENGEVTQAIKGATLIGNGPEAMSQISMVGNDMALDRGVGVCGKDGQSVPVGVGQPTLKLDRLTVGGTA; via the coding sequence ATGCCATTTTTAGCACAAGTAGAGCAAAGTTTATTAAAGAATGGGTTAGCGTTAGATGGCTTGCAAAGCTATTTGAACACCATACATCAGCACAATATCGATTATTCCGATCTCTATTTTCAAGGCAGTCGCCACGAGTCTTGGGTGCTGGAAGACGGCATCATCAAAGACGGTAGTTTTCATATTGAGCGCGGTGTGGGTGTGCGGGCTATTAGCGGTGAAAAAACCGGTTTTGCCTATGCCGACGATATCACTCCTGCTGCCTTAAGCGCTGCAGTACAGGCTGCCCGAGGTATTGCCAGTGCGGGTGAGCAAACTCAAGTGCAAGCCTTTAAACGCCAAAAAGCATTAGCGCTATATGATAGCTTAGATCCCATAGCGGCGATGGAAGAAGTCAAAAAAATCAACCTGCTAAAAGAGGCCGATGCCTTTATTCGCAGTCTCGATAGTCGCATTATCCAAGTGGTGGTTAGCCTTGCCGGTGTGCACGAAGAAATCCTTATTGCTGCGAGCGATGGTACGTTGGCGGCCGATATTCGCCCCTTAGTGCGCTTTAATTGCAGTGTGATTTTAGAAGAAAACGGTAAACGTGAACGTGGCGGTGCAGGGGGCGGTGGACGCCATGACTACGGTGTTTTAATGGCAAATGATGACACAGGTTTACCTATGTGTTTTGCCTTTGCCCGTGAGGCTGTTCGTCAAGCGCAGGTTAACCTTAACGCCATCGATGCACCAGCGGGTGAAATGCCAGTGGTATTGGGTAATGGCTGGCCGGGTGTATTGCTCCACGAAGCGGTTGGACATGGTTTGGAAGGTGACTTTAACCGTAAGGGCAGCAGTGCCTTTAGTGGCAAGGTTGGCCAGCAAGTTGCGTCTAAATTAGTGACTGTGGTCGACGATGGTACCTTGCCCAATCGCCGTGGTTCACTGAGTATCGACGATGAAGGTGTACAAACTCAAAGAACGGTATTGATTGAAGACGGTATTTTAAAGGGGTACATCCAAGACAAACTCAATGCGCGTTTAATGGGTGTTGCGCCAACGGGTAACGGTCGCCGCGAATCCTACGCGCATTTGCCTATGCCACGTATGACTAACACTTATATGACAGCAGGCGAGTCTGACCCAAGCGAGATCATCAAGTCGGTGAAGAAGGGTATTTATGCTCCTAACTTTGGCGGTGGGCAGGTGGATATCACTTCAGGTAAGTTTGTGTTCTCAGCCTCTGAAGCCTATTTGATTGAAAATGGTGAAGTGACTCAAGCCATTAAAGGCGCGACTTTAATCGGTAACGGCCCAGAAGCCATGAGCCAAATTTCGATGGTGGGGAATGATATGGCACTGGATAGAGGCGTTGGCGTTTGTGGTAAAGATGGTCAAAGTGTACCTGTAGGTGTCGGCCAACCGACCTTGAAGTTAGATCGCTTAACAGTGGGGGGGACAGCATAA
- a CDS encoding TolC family protein: protein MKRSRVAWLCLLSVPFLLPSALHAEPISFSDAWQQVLKVSDKLQAQSQEVNRAKGEQQAGEGLNLPSLDIRGNYIHLDKPIEFDLKELNSVVSIPPALGGIIAGIPPLPLSEQDIFSASLQAMWPIYTGGQITAAQGIHAAMVAEKQQELQLATRDLFTQLVDRYYAVDVTQALVETQTDLVGSLTKHVEHALAMEREGQIAKVERLNAQVALDNAKVNLGSARRQHEMAVIALARMLQQSQVSTHSPLFVLPHAPSLDQLSQITLSQHPALKLLEAKEAQANGLVSLEKGKYHPTVFLFGNYTLYEEDTLLSSITPDWMVGVGVNVPLISRDGRSGKVEAAKSALLQARYTKAQTKQDLSLLVDQSYRQLLQAEEEVKALDTSLELATENLRLREIAFNQGLSTSIDRVDAELKLSAVKTQQLAARYRYVQAYARLMAISGQLDEFIGRTVDRHPVQEINHAR from the coding sequence ATGAAACGATCACGAGTGGCTTGGCTGTGTTTACTGTCAGTGCCTTTTTTATTGCCATCGGCTTTGCATGCAGAGCCGATAAGCTTCAGTGACGCTTGGCAACAAGTGCTGAAGGTGAGCGATAAGCTACAGGCGCAGTCGCAGGAAGTTAACCGTGCTAAAGGCGAGCAGCAGGCCGGAGAGGGGTTAAACTTACCCTCCTTAGATATTCGCGGTAACTATATTCATTTGGATAAACCGATAGAGTTTGATTTGAAAGAATTAAATTCAGTGGTTTCTATTCCACCAGCCCTTGGCGGCATCATCGCGGGTATTCCGCCGCTGCCCTTAAGTGAGCAAGATATTTTTAGTGCAAGCTTGCAGGCAATGTGGCCGATTTATACGGGTGGGCAGATCACGGCCGCTCAAGGTATACACGCGGCCATGGTGGCTGAAAAACAACAAGAATTACAATTAGCCACCCGCGATTTATTTACCCAGTTGGTGGACAGATATTATGCTGTCGATGTGACTCAGGCATTAGTTGAGACCCAAACCGATCTGGTTGGCTCCTTAACAAAGCATGTTGAACATGCTCTAGCAATGGAGCGCGAAGGGCAAATTGCGAAGGTTGAGCGCCTCAATGCTCAGGTCGCTTTAGATAATGCTAAAGTCAATTTAGGTAGTGCCCGCCGCCAACATGAAATGGCTGTTATCGCGCTGGCTCGTATGCTCCAGCAAAGTCAGGTGAGTACCCATTCCCCTTTATTTGTACTGCCGCACGCTCCATCATTAGATCAACTTAGCCAAATAACCTTAAGCCAACATCCAGCACTCAAATTGCTCGAAGCGAAAGAAGCGCAAGCGAATGGTTTAGTGTCATTAGAAAAGGGGAAATACCACCCAACGGTATTCCTCTTTGGTAATTACACCTTGTATGAAGAAGACACACTCTTATCGAGCATTACGCCTGATTGGATGGTTGGTGTCGGGGTTAATGTGCCGCTGATCAGCCGTGATGGCCGCAGCGGTAAGGTCGAAGCAGCGAAAAGTGCCCTACTGCAAGCCCGCTATACCAAGGCACAAACCAAGCAAGACTTAAGCCTTCTGGTGGATCAAAGCTATCGCCAATTATTACAGGCCGAAGAAGAAGTGAAGGCGCTTGATACCTCACTCGAGCTTGCGACCGAAAATCTGCGGCTTAGGGAGATTGCTTTTAATCAAGGGCTTTCCACTTCTATCGACCGAGTCGATGCCGAGCTAAAACTGAGCGCAGTGAAAACCCAGCAATTGGCTGCCCGTTATCGTTATGTGCAAGCCTATGCCAGATTGATGGCAATCAGTGGTCAATTAGATGAATTTATTGGTCGTACCGTCGATCGTCACCCAGTGCAGGAGATAAATCATGCGCGCTAA
- a CDS encoding HlyD family secretion protein, protein MRANRMLALVALVALGLILAYGLKLAYSPQPSLLQGQIEAREYNVSSKVPGRVEQVLVRRGDSVAEGDLLFAIHSPELDAKLMQAEGGRDAAKAKQLEANNGARSQEVMAAREQWLKAQAAATLAKTTYTRVENLFNEGVAARQKRDEAFTQWQAAKYTEQAALAMYQMAEEGARVETKAAAAGNARMAEGAVKEVSAVMEDSQMRAPKSGEISEVLLQAGELAPSGFPIVSLIDMQDAWAVFQVREDQLKRFNKGDKIQLNIPALGQDVEFTVSHISVMGDFATWRSTESGHDFDMRTFEVELRPNAPIANLRVGMSVLLRGE, encoded by the coding sequence ATGCGCGCTAATCGAATGCTGGCCCTTGTGGCGTTGGTCGCATTAGGCCTCATCTTAGCCTATGGGCTTAAGCTGGCTTATAGCCCGCAGCCGAGTCTATTGCAGGGGCAGATAGAAGCCCGAGAATACAATGTGTCATCCAAAGTGCCCGGTCGGGTCGAGCAAGTGTTAGTGCGCCGTGGCGATAGCGTGGCCGAAGGGGATTTGTTATTCGCGATCCACAGCCCTGAGCTGGATGCAAAGTTGATGCAGGCTGAAGGCGGGCGCGATGCCGCCAAGGCTAAGCAGTTAGAAGCTAATAATGGTGCTCGTAGCCAAGAAGTGATGGCGGCTAGGGAGCAATGGCTCAAGGCGCAGGCGGCGGCAACGCTCGCTAAAACGACTTATACCCGCGTTGAAAACTTATTCAACGAAGGTGTGGCAGCAAGACAAAAACGTGATGAAGCCTTTACTCAATGGCAAGCGGCAAAATACACAGAACAAGCGGCCTTAGCCATGTATCAAATGGCCGAGGAAGGCGCGCGAGTTGAGACCAAAGCCGCTGCTGCGGGTAATGCACGTATGGCTGAAGGCGCGGTAAAAGAAGTGAGCGCCGTGATGGAAGATAGCCAAATGCGCGCCCCTAAATCGGGCGAAATTAGCGAGGTGCTATTACAGGCGGGTGAATTGGCACCAAGTGGTTTTCCGATTGTGAGTTTAATTGATATGCAGGATGCTTGGGCTGTGTTCCAAGTGCGTGAAGATCAACTCAAGCGTTTCAACAAAGGCGATAAAATTCAACTCAATATTCCGGCACTCGGGCAGGATGTCGAATTTACAGTATCCCATATCAGTGTCATGGGTGACTTTGCCACTTGGCGCTCGACCGAGAGTGGCCATGACTTTGATATGCGTACTTTTGAGGTGGAATTACGCCCCAATGCACCGATTGCTAACCTACGTGTCGGCATGTCAGTGCTGCTACGCGGTGAGTAA
- a CDS encoding ABC transporter permease yields MALFVALVRRELRALWHDPWQLALISYIPLLGMLCLWWLFSAGLPRQLPVAIVDQDHSQLSRMLTRQMKANPVTDPQSFTDLSSAVSAMQQAKVYAIVVFPYDMKKDLLTGHKPTIDVRYNSQFLLVGKLLSSQIQLSLGEGLQQVAELKQLATGTPKSQVAVNLSPVKSQTTALFNRNNNYIGFLVPPVLIALWQLLSMLVMANSLNRELHLAPVVQADVISDRLTTHFWPKVLAKVALFTPILMLQGGFILAWLYLYLALPMAGSLALLLLAQLVMLLAVWSLVLFIFVVMRDSARVISFCTALFAPAFAFMGITFPTHDMPPLAQWWRLIMPSSHYMESHVSVVSYGASGLDVVSQMSSYWGFICLFPLIYLLARKLLPMTANTESGLAASDSDAAQPAKGQ; encoded by the coding sequence ATGGCATTGTTCGTCGCATTAGTTCGTCGTGAGCTGCGTGCCCTATGGCATGATCCTTGGCAGTTAGCACTGATAAGTTATATTCCGCTACTGGGAATGTTATGCCTTTGGTGGCTGTTCAGTGCCGGTCTTCCAAGACAACTGCCCGTGGCGATTGTCGACCAAGATCATAGCCAATTGAGCCGCATGTTGACCCGTCAGATGAAGGCAAATCCCGTTACCGACCCCCAAAGTTTTACCGATTTATCCTCAGCTGTTAGCGCCATGCAGCAGGCGAAAGTCTACGCGATTGTGGTCTTCCCCTATGATATGAAAAAGGATTTACTCACAGGCCATAAACCGACAATTGATGTGCGCTATAATAGCCAGTTTTTGCTGGTGGGTAAGTTACTGTCAAGCCAAATTCAACTGAGTTTAGGTGAGGGATTACAGCAAGTTGCGGAATTAAAGCAACTGGCAACGGGTACGCCAAAATCCCAAGTGGCAGTCAATTTAAGCCCTGTCAAAAGCCAAACTACGGCATTATTTAATCGTAATAACAACTACATCGGTTTCTTGGTGCCACCAGTGCTTATTGCACTGTGGCAGTTATTATCGATGTTGGTGATGGCAAATAGCCTAAATCGTGAGTTACATTTAGCGCCTGTTGTACAAGCCGATGTGATATCGGATCGATTAACCACACATTTCTGGCCTAAAGTATTGGCTAAAGTGGCATTGTTTACGCCGATATTAATGTTGCAGGGTGGCTTTATTTTAGCTTGGCTGTATTTGTATCTTGCCCTGCCTATGGCGGGCAGTTTAGCCCTATTATTGCTCGCGCAATTAGTGATGTTATTGGCGGTCTGGAGCTTAGTGTTATTTATATTTGTTGTGATGCGTGACAGTGCGCGGGTCATCAGTTTTTGTACCGCTTTATTTGCGCCCGCCTTTGCTTTTATGGGCATTACTTTCCCGACCCATGATATGCCGCCATTAGCCCAGTGGTGGCGATTGATTATGCCGTCGAGCCACTATATGGAGTCCCATGTGAGCGTGGTGAGTTACGGCGCCAGTGGGCTGGACGTGGTGAGCCAAATGAGCAGCTATTGGGGCTTTATCTGCCTGTTTCCTCTAATTTATTTATTAGCGCGTAAGTTACTGCCCATGACAGCAAATACTGAGAGTGGGTTAGCGGCAAGTGATTCGGATGCAGCACAGCCTGCCAAGGGGCAATAG